A section of the Carya illinoinensis cultivar Pawnee chromosome 12, C.illinoinensisPawnee_v1, whole genome shotgun sequence genome encodes:
- the LOC122289304 gene encoding uncharacterized protein LOC122289304, translating to MTLWLKEDDKCTKFFHKVANSHQRNNTIESVYSGTQVLSSTDDLENHIVQYFENLLSEPVGLRPKLDGLPFKSINSQSANGLERAFEEDKVVKLIRSMTKDKAPGPDGFLMGVPGILCKLDMEKAYDYVNWDSLFYLLGRCDFGDKWISWIRYCISIVRFSVLVNGTHVGFFNISCGLRQGDPLSHFLFVIVMEVLGRLVKAAIGGGFLFGFSVGNGTNGPTSFSHLLFTDDTLLFYDADPGQIQSL from the exons ATGACCCTTTGGCTAAAAGAGGATGATAAATGTACGAAATTCTTCCATAAAGTGGCGAATTCACATCAACGCAACAACACGATTGAGTCAGTCTACTCAGGTACTCAAGTGCTTTCATCCACTGATGATTTGGAAAACCATATTGTACAGTACTTTGAGAACCTCCTCTCCGAACCGGTAGGCTTGAGGCCAAAACTTGATGGCTTGCCTTTCAAGTCTATTAATTCACAAAGTGCAAATGGTTTGGAAAGGGCGTTTGAGGAAGATAAAGTGGTTAAGCTTATTCGTAGCATGACAAAGGACAAGGCACCGGGCCCAGATGGATTCttgatgg GAGTCCCAGGTATTCTTTGCAAGcttgacatggaaaaggcttatgaTTATGTGAACTGGGACTCCCTTTTCTACTTGCTCGGTAGGTGTGATTTTGGTGACAAGTGGATTTCATGGATTCGGTATTGTATATCTATCGTTCGTTTTTCAGTGTTAGTTAATGGAACTCATGTTGGGTTCTTTAACATCTCTTGTGGTTTGAGACAGGGGGATCCCTTGTCTCATTTCTTATTTGTCATTGTTATGGAGGTACTTGGTAGGTTGGTGAAGGCTGCTATTGGCGGAGGTTTTTTATTCGGTTTTTCAGTGGGTAATGGCACAAATGGGCCTACTTCATTCTCTCATCTCCTATTTACAGATGATACTCTCTTATTTTATGATGCGGATCCTGGTCAGATTCAATCTCTGTGA